The DNA window AGAAGAGCGAGAGGAAGGGGGAGAGAAAGACGATGTTGCTCACTTTCGCCGACGTCTCGGAGAGGCGGAGCGCGCGGAGCCAGAAGAGGAACGCGAGGCCCATCTCGAAGAGCCCGATGTAGAGGCACCCGGCGAGCCCGCGCGGCGAGATCCGGAGGTCCTTCCCGAGCGCGAGATGAAGGACAAGCACGTACGCGGCGCCGAAGACGAAGTTCCACGCGAGCTTCTCCGCGTCGTCCCGCGGGTCCTTCACGTTCCGCAGCCAATAGAGAGCCCAGATCGCGGAGCTCCCGAGCGCGAGGAGCGCGCCGGGTCCGTTCGTGAAGCGAAGCTCGCGGAGGTTCCCGTGCGTGGAGATCACGATCACCCCGAGGAAGCTCACGAGGATCGCCGCGAACCCGAGCGGGCGAATCCTCTGTCCGAGGAGAGGGGCGGAGAGAAGGACCACCATGATCGGCCACGTGTAGTTCAGCGGCTGCGCCTCTTGCGCCGGGAGGAGATCGTACGCCTGGAAGAGAACGA is part of the Candidatus Eisenbacteria bacterium genome and encodes:
- a CDS encoding DMT family transporter, which encodes MRKQTQAYLFAVGAVLCWSTVASAFKLTLRETDPITMLLYASFFSAAFLLAVRFGRKRERGGGSGTPRGTAWRRSAAGGFLNPFLYYVVLFQAYDLLPAQEAQPLNYTWPIMVVLLSAPLLGQRIRPLGFAAILVSFLGVIVISTHGNLRELRFTNGPGALLALGSSAIWALYWLRNVKDPRDDAEKLAWNFVFGAAYVLVLHLALGKDLRISPRGLAGCLYIGLFEMGLAFLFWLRALRLSETSAKVSNIVFLSPFLSLFFIRSVIGERILPSSVAGLALIVLGIWIQRRS